The following proteins are encoded in a genomic region of Gadus macrocephalus chromosome 19, ASM3116895v1:
- the LOC132447671 gene encoding nuclear factor 7, brain-like, whose translation MASANTSWLEENFSCSICLDVFNDPVTTACGHNFCRTCITKFWDEQVQYKCPVCNKLFKPRPELQVNILLSELAAQSRFRMSVRVKEHSYVAPGEVPCDACTGTQLKAVKSCLMCFSSYCQTHLEPHERVAGLKKHRLVEPMDRLEDRMCKNHDRLLELFCQTEQVCVCLFCIEADHKSHPVVPLKEEYEVKTAQLGKMEAEFPQMIQERKQKIKKIKYTVEMSKKDTDREIADGVQVFTALKGCVEKCRDEFNQTVKEKLKSTVKQAEDLIKELEQEIEDLTKRSSVVKQLSHTEDHLHFLQAFSSLKDPPPTRDWTTVEVRPPSYAGTLRRSLDQLEETLNMEMKLRDDAELKRFQQYEVDLTLDPDTAHTRLILSEDGKQVHDGGVGKVLPDNPKRFTWNIFVLSRQSFSSGIFYFEVQVKDKTGWWLGVARESVERKGQTKWTPETGYWILDYYKNGLVFRDNPSVSLPLRAELQKVGVFVDYDEGLVSFYDVEARVHIYSATGCTFSEPLYPFLCSMYHGYGGNNSAPLIISPVNQTD comes from the coding sequence atggcctctgctaacacttcctggcttgaagagaacttttcatgttccatctgtctggatgtgtttaaCGATCCAGTTACCAccgcatgtggacacaacttctgcagaacctgtattacaaagttctgggatgaacaagtccagtacaaatgtcctgtttgcaacaagCTTTTCAAACCAAGACCTGAACTACAGGTCAATATCCTCTTATCAGAGCTGGCTGCTCAGTCTAGATTCAGAATGTCTGTCCGAGTAAAAGAGCATTCTTATGTTGCACcaggagaagttccctgtgacgcctgtactgggacccagctgaaggccgtgaagtcctgcctaatgtgtttttcctcatactgccaaacccacctggagccacatgaGAGAGTCGCTggcctgaagaaacatcggctggtcgagcctatggaccgtctggaagacaggatgtgtaagaaccacgaccgacttctggagctcttctgccagaccgaacaagtgtgtgtgtgtctgttctgcaTAGAGgcagaccacaagtcccatcctgttgtacctctaaaggaggaatatgaagtgaagacggcccagctggggaagatggAGGCTGAATTTCcgcagatgatccaggagagaaaacaaaagattaagAAGATCAAATACACCGTAGAAATGAGCaagaaagacacagacagagagatagccgatggtgtgcaggtcttcactgctctgaaaggctgtgttgaaaagtgccgggatgaattcaaccaaacggtgaaagagaaactgaaatccacagtgaaacaagctgaagacctcatcaaagagctggagcaggaaatagaagatctaaCCAAAAGAAGCTCAGtggtgaagcagctctcacacactgaagaccacctccacttcctccaggccttcagctccctgaaggatcctccacccaccagggactggaccacggtggaggtccgtcctccgtcatacgcagggaccttgaggagatccctggatcagctggaggagacactgaacatggagatgaagctGCGTgatgatgctgaactgaagaggttccagcagtatgaagtagatttgactctggatcctgatactgCTCATACCaggctcatcctgtctgaggatgggaaacaagtacatgatggaggtgtaggGAAGGtactcccagacaaccctaagagatttacatGGAATATATTTGTACTTTCTAGGCAGAGCTTTTCGTCAGGTatattttactttgaggtccaggttaaagacaagactggATGGTggttaggagtggccagagagtccgtAGAAAGAAAAGGTCAGACCAAGTGGACCCCCGAGACTGGTTACTGGATTCTGGACTACTACAAGAATGGGTTAGTATTTAGAGATAACCCTTCCGTcagtctccctctgagagctgagctccagaaggtgggggtgtttgttgattatgatgagggtctggtctccttctatgatgtggaagccagggttcatatctactctgctactggctgcaccttcagtgagcctctctatccattccTCTGTTCAATGTACCATGGTTATGGGGGTAACAACTCTGcgcccctgatcatctcacctgtcaatcaaacagactag